A single Salmo trutta chromosome 14, fSalTru1.1, whole genome shotgun sequence DNA region contains:
- the LOC115208631 gene encoding inactive rhomboid protein 2 isoform X3 yields MASQEGGEPPPNGSQSDSRLKSKKPPSLVIAIPAPEEEERVEEGAETVKQPLRSSLKKSESQQQASPLSDSGADGGGGHSVGDRRAAFHRQTSLSQSIRKSTAQVTAQAAGWFGVGEDCETKQQLWQRKSLRHCSQRYGKLKAQYREPELPISMDQGLDSPAANKMPKIVDPLARGRAFRYPDETDRPPRTPHTGPVTPGFSSQRSGGYAHLPRRKRESVARMSIRAASNLLRGRSGLVGSQTSRSFRRQSFARPSLLDEDTVDSADAHESVFFSKVDAHDELYSMADDVFDSPPMSASYGDHHEPYQGLRDVSKTPTMRIEKARSQQRGRRIASQVKHFAFNKPKRQYGMGVVGNWLNRHYRRSISSQVQKQLDDFSSHRPYFTYWITFVHVVITILACATYGFAPVGFAQHSTSELVLKNKGIYESVKFIQQENFWIGPGSDDLIHLGAKFSPCIRKDSQIVSLIQKAKDQERESGCCVQNDNSGCVQTLSNDCSESLATFMKWRGENVDILRSSGSVCHQDPRTCEEPASAEPHIWPDDITHWPICTSPRKTNLTGYRHMDCNLKGRPCCIGTKGRCEITTREYCSFMHGYFHEEATLCSQIHCLDDVCGLLPFLNPDVPDQVYRLWLSLFLHAGLLHCLVSVVFQMTILRDLEKLAGWVRISIVYVLSGITGNLASALFLPYRAEMPVSRMHAFIPASSADMPHAMVNSDIHSCTCWSCHPFIQWWH; encoded by the exons ATGGCGTCACAGGAAGGGGGGGAGCCGCCTCCTAACGGCAGCCAATCAGACAGCCGGTTGAAGAGCAAGAAGCCGCCCAGTCTGGTCATAGCCATCCCTGccccagaggaagaggagagggttgAAGAGGGAGCTGAAACAGTCAAGCAG CCCCTGCGTTCGTCCCTGAAGAAGAGTGAGAGCCAGCAGCAGGCCAGTCCTCTGTCTGACAGTGGtgctgatggtggtggtggtcacTCTGTTGGGGACAGGAGGGCAGCCTTCCACAGACAGACCTCCCTGTCTCAGAGCATACGCAA gAGTACAGCCCAAGTTACAGCCCAAGCAGCAGGTTGGTTCGGGGTGGGTGAGGACTGTGAGACCAAGCAGCAGCTATGGCAGAGGAAGAGCCTGCGCCACTGCAGCCAGCGCTACGGCAAGCTCAAGGCCCAGTACAGAGAGCCAGAGCTCCCCATCAGCATGGACCAGGGCCTGGACTCACCCGCCGCAAACAAGATGCCCAAG ATTGTGGACCCCCTGGCGCGGGGGCGAGCGTTCCGCTACCCGGATGAGACGGACCGACCTCCCCGTACCCCCCACACGGGACCCGTCACCCCGGGGTTCTCCTCCCAGCGCTCCGGGGGATACGCCCACCTGCCCCGACGCAAGAGGGAGTCTGTCGCCCGCATGAGTATACGAGCAGCGTCCAACCTACTCAGG gGTCGTTCAGGTCTAGTGGGCTCCCAGACAAGTCGTAGTTTCCGCCGGCAGAGCTTCGCCCGGCCCAGCTTGCTGGATGAGGATACTGTGGACTCAGCAGACGCTCACGAGTCTGTCTTCTTCAGCAAG GTGGATGCCCATGATGAGTTGTACTCCATGGCTGATGATGTGTTCGACTCTCCCCCTATGTCAGCTTCCTATGGAGATCACCATGAGCCCTACCAGGGCCT TAGGGATGTGTCTAAAACCCCCACCATGCGTATTGAGAAGGCCAGGTCACAGCAGCGGGGGCGCCGTATCGCCTCCCAGGTCAAGCACTTTGCCTTTAACAAGCCCAAGCGGCAGTACGGCATGGGCGTGGTGGGAAACTGGCTCAACCGTCACTACCGCCGCAGCATCAGCAGCCAGGTGCAGAAACAGCTGGACGACTTCAGCAGCCACAG ACCGTACTTCACCTACTGGATCACCTTTGTCCACGTGGTCATCACCATCCTGGCCTGTGCTACCTATGGCTTTGCCCCTGTGGGGTTCGCCCAACACTCCACATCTGAACTG GTGTTGAAGAACAAAGGCATCTATGAGAGCGTCAAGTTCATCCAGCAGGAGAACTTCTGGATCGGCCCTGGCTCT GATGACCTAATCCACCTCGGGGCCAAGTTCTCCCCGTGTATCCGCAAGGACAGCCAGATAGTCAGTCTCATCCAGAAAGCCAAGGACCAGGAGAGAGAGTCAGGCTGCTGTGTACAGAACGACAACTCGGGCTGTGTCCAGACCCTCAGCAACGACTGCTCG GAGTCATTGGCCACCTTCATGAAATGGAGGGGAGAAAATGTGGACATTCTGAGGTCATCAGGCTCTGTGTGTCACCAGGACCCCAG GACCTGTGAAGAGCCCGCCTCAGCAGAGCCTCACATCTGGCCCGATGACATCACACATTGGCCG atctgtacctccCCACGCAAGACGAACCTGACAGGCTACAGACACATGGACTGTAACCTCAAGGGACGACCCTGCTGCATAGGAACTAAGGGCCGGTGTGAGATCACTACGAGAGAGTACTGCTCCTTCATGCACGGTTACTTCCACGAGGAGGCCACCCTCTGTTCCCAG ATCCACTGCCTGGATGATGTGTGTGGCCTCCTGCCCTTCCTCAACCCTGACGTCCCTGACCAGGTCTACAGGCTGTGGCTCTCCTTGTTCCTACACGCAGG CCTCCTCCACTGCCTGGTGTCAGTAGTGTTCCAGATGACTATCCTGAGAGACCTGGAGAAGCTGGCTGGCTGGGTCCGCATCTCCATCGTCTACGTCCTCTCTGGCATCACCGGCAACCTGGCCAGCGCCCTCTTCCTCCCCTACAGagctgag ATGCCAGTGAGCAGGATGCATGCATTTATCCCGGCATCTTCCGCTGATATGCCCCATGCTATGGTCAAcagtgacattcattcatgtaCGTGCTGGTCTTGTCACCCATTCATCCAGTGGTGGCATTGA
- the LOC115208631 gene encoding inactive rhomboid protein 2 isoform X2, with amino-acid sequence MASQEGGEPPPNGSQSDSRLKSKKPPSLVIAIPAPEEEERVEEGAETVKQPLRSSLKKSESQQQASPLSDSGADGGGGHSVGDRRAAFHRQTSLSQSIRKSTAQVTAQAAGWFGVGEDCETKQQLWQRKSLRHCSQRYGKLKAQYREPELPISMDQGLDSPAANKMPKIVDPLARGRAFRYPDETDRPPRTPHTGPVTPGFSSQRSGGYAHLPRRKRESVARMSIRAASNLLRGRSGLVGSQTSRSFRRQSFARPSLLDEDTVDSADAHESVFFSKVDAHDELYSMADDVFDSPPMSASYGDHHEPYQGLDVSKTPTMRIEKARSQQRGRRIASQVKHFAFNKPKRQYGMGVVGNWLNRHYRRSISSQVQKQLDDFSSHRPYFTYWITFVHVVITILACATYGFAPVGFAQHSTSELVLKNKGIYESVKFIQQENFWIGPGSDDLIHLGAKFSPCIRKDSQIVSLIQKAKDQERESGCCVQNDNSGCVQTLSNDCSESLATFMKWRGENVDILRSSGSVCHQDPRTCEEPASAEPHIWPDDITHWPICTSPRKTNLTGYRHMDCNLKGRPCCIGTKGRCEITTREYCSFMHGYFHEEATLCSQIHCLDDVCGLLPFLNPDVPDQVYRLWLSLFLHAGLLHCLVSVVFQMTILRDLEKLAGWVRISIVYVLSGITGNLASALFLPYRAEVGPAGSQFGLLACLFVELIQGWQMLEKPWKAFLKLVGIVFFLFLCGLLPWIDNIAHIFGFLSGLLLSFAFLPYVTFGDFDKYRKRVLILLSLLVYLGLLSSLVVWFYIYPINWHWLEHLTCLPFTSKFCEKYDIDHVVH; translated from the exons ATGGCGTCACAGGAAGGGGGGGAGCCGCCTCCTAACGGCAGCCAATCAGACAGCCGGTTGAAGAGCAAGAAGCCGCCCAGTCTGGTCATAGCCATCCCTGccccagaggaagaggagagggttgAAGAGGGAGCTGAAACAGTCAAGCAG CCCCTGCGTTCGTCCCTGAAGAAGAGTGAGAGCCAGCAGCAGGCCAGTCCTCTGTCTGACAGTGGtgctgatggtggtggtggtcacTCTGTTGGGGACAGGAGGGCAGCCTTCCACAGACAGACCTCCCTGTCTCAGAGCATACGCAA gAGTACAGCCCAAGTTACAGCCCAAGCAGCAGGTTGGTTCGGGGTGGGTGAGGACTGTGAGACCAAGCAGCAGCTATGGCAGAGGAAGAGCCTGCGCCACTGCAGCCAGCGCTACGGCAAGCTCAAGGCCCAGTACAGAGAGCCAGAGCTCCCCATCAGCATGGACCAGGGCCTGGACTCACCCGCCGCAAACAAGATGCCCAAG ATTGTGGACCCCCTGGCGCGGGGGCGAGCGTTCCGCTACCCGGATGAGACGGACCGACCTCCCCGTACCCCCCACACGGGACCCGTCACCCCGGGGTTCTCCTCCCAGCGCTCCGGGGGATACGCCCACCTGCCCCGACGCAAGAGGGAGTCTGTCGCCCGCATGAGTATACGAGCAGCGTCCAACCTACTCAGG gGTCGTTCAGGTCTAGTGGGCTCCCAGACAAGTCGTAGTTTCCGCCGGCAGAGCTTCGCCCGGCCCAGCTTGCTGGATGAGGATACTGTGGACTCAGCAGACGCTCACGAGTCTGTCTTCTTCAGCAAG GTGGATGCCCATGATGAGTTGTACTCCATGGCTGATGATGTGTTCGACTCTCCCCCTATGTCAGCTTCCTATGGAGATCACCATGAGCCCTACCAGGGCCT GGATGTGTCTAAAACCCCCACCATGCGTATTGAGAAGGCCAGGTCACAGCAGCGGGGGCGCCGTATCGCCTCCCAGGTCAAGCACTTTGCCTTTAACAAGCCCAAGCGGCAGTACGGCATGGGCGTGGTGGGAAACTGGCTCAACCGTCACTACCGCCGCAGCATCAGCAGCCAGGTGCAGAAACAGCTGGACGACTTCAGCAGCCACAG ACCGTACTTCACCTACTGGATCACCTTTGTCCACGTGGTCATCACCATCCTGGCCTGTGCTACCTATGGCTTTGCCCCTGTGGGGTTCGCCCAACACTCCACATCTGAACTG GTGTTGAAGAACAAAGGCATCTATGAGAGCGTCAAGTTCATCCAGCAGGAGAACTTCTGGATCGGCCCTGGCTCT GATGACCTAATCCACCTCGGGGCCAAGTTCTCCCCGTGTATCCGCAAGGACAGCCAGATAGTCAGTCTCATCCAGAAAGCCAAGGACCAGGAGAGAGAGTCAGGCTGCTGTGTACAGAACGACAACTCGGGCTGTGTCCAGACCCTCAGCAACGACTGCTCG GAGTCATTGGCCACCTTCATGAAATGGAGGGGAGAAAATGTGGACATTCTGAGGTCATCAGGCTCTGTGTGTCACCAGGACCCCAG GACCTGTGAAGAGCCCGCCTCAGCAGAGCCTCACATCTGGCCCGATGACATCACACATTGGCCG atctgtacctccCCACGCAAGACGAACCTGACAGGCTACAGACACATGGACTGTAACCTCAAGGGACGACCCTGCTGCATAGGAACTAAGGGCCGGTGTGAGATCACTACGAGAGAGTACTGCTCCTTCATGCACGGTTACTTCCACGAGGAGGCCACCCTCTGTTCCCAG ATCCACTGCCTGGATGATGTGTGTGGCCTCCTGCCCTTCCTCAACCCTGACGTCCCTGACCAGGTCTACAGGCTGTGGCTCTCCTTGTTCCTACACGCAGG CCTCCTCCACTGCCTGGTGTCAGTAGTGTTCCAGATGACTATCCTGAGAGACCTGGAGAAGCTGGCTGGCTGGGTCCGCATCTCCATCGTCTACGTCCTCTCTGGCATCACCGGCAACCTGGCCAGCGCCCTCTTCCTCCCCTACAGagctgag GTTGGCCCAGCTGGCTCCCAGTTCGGGCTGCTTGCCTGCCTGTTTGTGGAGCTCATCCAGGGCTGGCAGATGCTGGAGAAGCCGTGGAAGGCCTTCCTCAAGCTGGTGGGCATCGTCTTCTTCCTGTTCCTGTGTGGCTTGCTGCCCTGGATCGACAACATCGCCCACATCTTCGGCTTCCTCAGCGGCCTACTGCTCTCCTTCGCCTTCCTGCCCTACGTGACGTTCGGCGACTTCGACAAGTACCGAAAGCGTGTCCTCATCCTGCTGTCGCTGCTGGTCTACCTGGGCCTGCTCTCCTCGCTGGTCGTCTGGTTCTATATCTACCCCATCAACTGGCACTGGCTGGAGCACCTTACCTGCCTGCCCTTCACCAGCAAGTTCTGCGAGAAGTACGACATCGACCATGTGGTGCACTAG
- the LOC115208631 gene encoding inactive rhomboid protein 2 isoform X1: MASQEGGEPPPNGSQSDSRLKSKKPPSLVIAIPAPEEEERVEEGAETVKQPLRSSLKKSESQQQASPLSDSGADGGGGHSVGDRRAAFHRQTSLSQSIRKSTAQVTAQAAGWFGVGEDCETKQQLWQRKSLRHCSQRYGKLKAQYREPELPISMDQGLDSPAANKMPKIVDPLARGRAFRYPDETDRPPRTPHTGPVTPGFSSQRSGGYAHLPRRKRESVARMSIRAASNLLRGRSGLVGSQTSRSFRRQSFARPSLLDEDTVDSADAHESVFFSKVDAHDELYSMADDVFDSPPMSASYGDHHEPYQGLRDVSKTPTMRIEKARSQQRGRRIASQVKHFAFNKPKRQYGMGVVGNWLNRHYRRSISSQVQKQLDDFSSHRPYFTYWITFVHVVITILACATYGFAPVGFAQHSTSELVLKNKGIYESVKFIQQENFWIGPGSDDLIHLGAKFSPCIRKDSQIVSLIQKAKDQERESGCCVQNDNSGCVQTLSNDCSESLATFMKWRGENVDILRSSGSVCHQDPRTCEEPASAEPHIWPDDITHWPICTSPRKTNLTGYRHMDCNLKGRPCCIGTKGRCEITTREYCSFMHGYFHEEATLCSQIHCLDDVCGLLPFLNPDVPDQVYRLWLSLFLHAGLLHCLVSVVFQMTILRDLEKLAGWVRISIVYVLSGITGNLASALFLPYRAEVGPAGSQFGLLACLFVELIQGWQMLEKPWKAFLKLVGIVFFLFLCGLLPWIDNIAHIFGFLSGLLLSFAFLPYVTFGDFDKYRKRVLILLSLLVYLGLLSSLVVWFYIYPINWHWLEHLTCLPFTSKFCEKYDIDHVVH; this comes from the exons ATGGCGTCACAGGAAGGGGGGGAGCCGCCTCCTAACGGCAGCCAATCAGACAGCCGGTTGAAGAGCAAGAAGCCGCCCAGTCTGGTCATAGCCATCCCTGccccagaggaagaggagagggttgAAGAGGGAGCTGAAACAGTCAAGCAG CCCCTGCGTTCGTCCCTGAAGAAGAGTGAGAGCCAGCAGCAGGCCAGTCCTCTGTCTGACAGTGGtgctgatggtggtggtggtcacTCTGTTGGGGACAGGAGGGCAGCCTTCCACAGACAGACCTCCCTGTCTCAGAGCATACGCAA gAGTACAGCCCAAGTTACAGCCCAAGCAGCAGGTTGGTTCGGGGTGGGTGAGGACTGTGAGACCAAGCAGCAGCTATGGCAGAGGAAGAGCCTGCGCCACTGCAGCCAGCGCTACGGCAAGCTCAAGGCCCAGTACAGAGAGCCAGAGCTCCCCATCAGCATGGACCAGGGCCTGGACTCACCCGCCGCAAACAAGATGCCCAAG ATTGTGGACCCCCTGGCGCGGGGGCGAGCGTTCCGCTACCCGGATGAGACGGACCGACCTCCCCGTACCCCCCACACGGGACCCGTCACCCCGGGGTTCTCCTCCCAGCGCTCCGGGGGATACGCCCACCTGCCCCGACGCAAGAGGGAGTCTGTCGCCCGCATGAGTATACGAGCAGCGTCCAACCTACTCAGG gGTCGTTCAGGTCTAGTGGGCTCCCAGACAAGTCGTAGTTTCCGCCGGCAGAGCTTCGCCCGGCCCAGCTTGCTGGATGAGGATACTGTGGACTCAGCAGACGCTCACGAGTCTGTCTTCTTCAGCAAG GTGGATGCCCATGATGAGTTGTACTCCATGGCTGATGATGTGTTCGACTCTCCCCCTATGTCAGCTTCCTATGGAGATCACCATGAGCCCTACCAGGGCCT TAGGGATGTGTCTAAAACCCCCACCATGCGTATTGAGAAGGCCAGGTCACAGCAGCGGGGGCGCCGTATCGCCTCCCAGGTCAAGCACTTTGCCTTTAACAAGCCCAAGCGGCAGTACGGCATGGGCGTGGTGGGAAACTGGCTCAACCGTCACTACCGCCGCAGCATCAGCAGCCAGGTGCAGAAACAGCTGGACGACTTCAGCAGCCACAG ACCGTACTTCACCTACTGGATCACCTTTGTCCACGTGGTCATCACCATCCTGGCCTGTGCTACCTATGGCTTTGCCCCTGTGGGGTTCGCCCAACACTCCACATCTGAACTG GTGTTGAAGAACAAAGGCATCTATGAGAGCGTCAAGTTCATCCAGCAGGAGAACTTCTGGATCGGCCCTGGCTCT GATGACCTAATCCACCTCGGGGCCAAGTTCTCCCCGTGTATCCGCAAGGACAGCCAGATAGTCAGTCTCATCCAGAAAGCCAAGGACCAGGAGAGAGAGTCAGGCTGCTGTGTACAGAACGACAACTCGGGCTGTGTCCAGACCCTCAGCAACGACTGCTCG GAGTCATTGGCCACCTTCATGAAATGGAGGGGAGAAAATGTGGACATTCTGAGGTCATCAGGCTCTGTGTGTCACCAGGACCCCAG GACCTGTGAAGAGCCCGCCTCAGCAGAGCCTCACATCTGGCCCGATGACATCACACATTGGCCG atctgtacctccCCACGCAAGACGAACCTGACAGGCTACAGACACATGGACTGTAACCTCAAGGGACGACCCTGCTGCATAGGAACTAAGGGCCGGTGTGAGATCACTACGAGAGAGTACTGCTCCTTCATGCACGGTTACTTCCACGAGGAGGCCACCCTCTGTTCCCAG ATCCACTGCCTGGATGATGTGTGTGGCCTCCTGCCCTTCCTCAACCCTGACGTCCCTGACCAGGTCTACAGGCTGTGGCTCTCCTTGTTCCTACACGCAGG CCTCCTCCACTGCCTGGTGTCAGTAGTGTTCCAGATGACTATCCTGAGAGACCTGGAGAAGCTGGCTGGCTGGGTCCGCATCTCCATCGTCTACGTCCTCTCTGGCATCACCGGCAACCTGGCCAGCGCCCTCTTCCTCCCCTACAGagctgag GTTGGCCCAGCTGGCTCCCAGTTCGGGCTGCTTGCCTGCCTGTTTGTGGAGCTCATCCAGGGCTGGCAGATGCTGGAGAAGCCGTGGAAGGCCTTCCTCAAGCTGGTGGGCATCGTCTTCTTCCTGTTCCTGTGTGGCTTGCTGCCCTGGATCGACAACATCGCCCACATCTTCGGCTTCCTCAGCGGCCTACTGCTCTCCTTCGCCTTCCTGCCCTACGTGACGTTCGGCGACTTCGACAAGTACCGAAAGCGTGTCCTCATCCTGCTGTCGCTGCTGGTCTACCTGGGCCTGCTCTCCTCGCTGGTCGTCTGGTTCTATATCTACCCCATCAACTGGCACTGGCTGGAGCACCTTACCTGCCTGCCCTTCACCAGCAAGTTCTGCGAGAAGTACGACATCGACCATGTGGTGCACTAG